Proteins encoded in a region of the Thermoplasmata archaeon genome:
- a CDS encoding type IV secretion system protein VirB11 has protein sequence MRKMHRINSKDDNADRIGSRGNQEREVSMMAERISSFKISETKPIPIPIPEADKECRDLPELFSRMIKNDIRTKPSYTDFWLMNASDDLKVLAEYQTQYCCITVGDAPDGEMEYDIQPLEFSYSDGLNSIVLGIMERFRSEYRQNGGRLDRDSVIGIARGLVLDEIQSIEEMCPDTDIGMLVDDLCNIIYRYTVGAGVFEILLTDPRIEDVFLDAPCDSNRVYVTLNGIEGVNSHIRCRTNIMVENREVDNLINILKRESGLRFSQSNPVLETDFPDFEARATVVGFPMSPNGNAVAIRKHSIRPWTLSRLVYNGTIDPRSAGILSFLVENRCTFLICGPRGAGKSSLLSALMFEFPKEQRILTIEDTMELPGDSMRRLGYKIQSILVDDRLGGDQQSRSDEALRVSLRMGESAIVLGEVRGEEARTLYQSMRAGRAGSSIMGTIHGDSAESVYKRVVGDMGVSPDAFMATDIVITLGTVKDRRTGRLIRRVNEMKSTGSEPGEFMDIVDTESLLKSVVLKRAMRTSQLGRKDISKDIKVRALMRSILAEAGRIDERYLGPEWILIANDILSKSTPEQTAESVAEQLRNRLEIKGAA, from the coding sequence ATGCGAAAGATGCATCGCATCAACTCAAAGGACGATAATGCAGATAGAATCGGATCTAGAGGAAATCAGGAAAGGGAGGTATCGATGATGGCGGAGAGGATCTCCTCGTTCAAGATATCTGAGACCAAACCGATCCCTATACCGATTCCCGAGGCAGATAAAGAATGCCGCGACCTGCCTGAGTTGTTCTCCAGAATGATCAAGAACGACATCAGGACGAAACCATCCTATACCGACTTCTGGCTGATGAACGCGTCGGATGACCTCAAGGTCCTGGCAGAATACCAGACCCAATATTGCTGTATTACGGTGGGCGATGCTCCGGACGGAGAGATGGAATATGACATCCAACCTTTGGAATTCTCCTATTCTGATGGATTGAACTCAATCGTCCTAGGGATCATGGAAAGATTCCGTTCCGAATACCGCCAGAACGGGGGCAGGTTGGACAGGGACTCGGTGATTGGTATCGCCAGAGGATTGGTATTGGACGAGATTCAGTCGATAGAGGAGATGTGTCCCGATACAGACATCGGCATGCTCGTGGATGACCTATGCAACATCATCTACAGATACACGGTCGGTGCAGGCGTTTTCGAGATACTGCTCACAGACCCTCGCATTGAAGATGTTTTTCTGGATGCTCCGTGCGACTCGAACAGGGTTTACGTCACTCTTAACGGAATAGAAGGGGTCAATTCGCACATAAGATGCAGGACTAACATAATGGTTGAGAACAGAGAGGTGGACAATCTCATAAACATCCTGAAGAGGGAAAGCGGACTAAGGTTCTCACAATCAAACCCAGTCTTAGAGACTGATTTCCCCGATTTCGAAGCCAGGGCAACCGTCGTCGGATTTCCGATGAGCCCGAACGGAAATGCTGTAGCGATAAGGAAACACTCGATCAGGCCTTGGACGCTGAGCAGGCTCGTATATAACGGGACAATCGATCCCAGATCGGCAGGCATCCTTTCATTCCTTGTTGAGAACCGCTGCACATTCCTCATCTGCGGGCCCAGAGGTGCTGGAAAGAGTTCGTTGCTCTCCGCATTGATGTTCGAATTCCCGAAAGAACAGAGGATACTGACGATCGAGGACACGATGGAACTCCCAGGAGATTCGATGAGGAGACTGGGTTACAAGATCCAAAGCATATTAGTGGATGATAGACTCGGCGGAGACCAGCAATCAAGGTCCGATGAAGCACTAAGAGTATCACTCAGAATGGGGGAGTCCGCAATAGTGCTGGGAGAGGTTCGTGGTGAAGAAGCAAGGACACTTTACCAAAGCATGAGGGCAGGACGTGCCGGCAGCTCGATTATGGGTACCATTCACGGAGATTCTGCAGAATCGGTGTACAAAAGGGTGGTCGGCGACATGGGTGTATCTCCGGACGCTTTCATGGCCACAGACATAGTCATAACGTTGGGAACAGTAAAGGATAGAAGAACTGGGCGTCTGATAAGAAGAGTGAATGAGATGAAATCCACAGGCTCAGAACCCGGAGAATTCATGGATATCGTCGATACTGAGAGCCTTCTAAAATCTGTAGTTCTAAAACGTGCGATGAGGACCTCTCAGCTCGGCAGAAAGGACATCTCCAAGGATATCAAGGTCAGAGCCCTTATGAGGTCGATACTGGCTGAAGCAGGAAGGATCGACGAGAGGTATCTGGGGCCGGAATGGATACTTATCGCCAACGACATATTATCAAAGAGCACCCCGGAACAGACAGCAGAGTCAGTTGCAGAACAATTGCGCAATCGCCTAGAAATAAAGGGGGCTGCCTGA
- a CDS encoding peptidase has protein sequence MDCSNMEILSPAGSPDSLVAAIKGGCDAVYLAGKSFGARAFAGNFSDGELEGAIAYAHDHGVKVHVTVNTLIKNSEMEEAVSFVRFLKDIDADAIIIQDLGLLKHLTNIDIAKHASTQMQIHSLEGIEWCAENGLDRVVLAREITMDELKQIIPQSPIETEVFIQGALCYCMSGGCLLSSFIGGRSGNRGSCAQPCRKRYERDGEQGYFMSCADIYGMDYLKDLSDMGVTSLKIEGRMRSPPYTFLASKAYSMAIKGESGEELDETLELLRTVFNRGTCSGYLGGVVSPVQSLYPDNRGFYIADVKIRDRAIVSEIEEPVGLKDGLSIFKGDEKIGGFKVMDLDPIHIPFKIPDGKYQIYRTYDPRIDVIKNEIGNTPKFRGQTDRVPVHLKLEKQPNRNPVPEFSFYVNTIKGLEAALPYADRIYFDNMEKLEEASEVSGDKELVALLPRFDSLDEFKFKDRPVMVNNPGQYRACKGAPRIYGSNLLNMFNSSFPLNLYQTTLSVELSRNEVSNLMSYYPGRTEVMAFGRTELMYTRDPGAQTGTLTDETGAAFPMYKDNRGFSHLLNSVDLDLLDLVPELARSGVSSIGIDVRKRPSAIVKTVGEVCRNPSDKLKAKLKEMCGGMTTRGLYARKV, from the coding sequence ATCGATTGTTCGAATATGGAGATACTATCGCCCGCAGGATCGCCTGACAGTCTGGTGGCAGCCATCAAGGGTGGATGCGACGCCGTGTATTTGGCCGGAAAGAGTTTTGGTGCCCGTGCCTTTGCCGGAAACTTCTCGGACGGGGAACTTGAAGGTGCGATAGCGTATGCACACGATCACGGTGTCAAAGTACACGTAACCGTCAACACTCTGATTAAGAATTCAGAGATGGAGGAAGCAGTATCGTTCGTCAGATTCCTGAAGGATATCGATGCTGATGCGATCATCATCCAGGATCTCGGTCTTCTGAAACACCTCACTAATATCGATATCGCCAAGCATGCCTCGACACAGATGCAGATCCATTCTCTTGAGGGAATTGAATGGTGTGCAGAGAACGGATTGGACAGGGTTGTTTTGGCCAGAGAAATCACCATGGACGAACTGAAGCAGATCATTCCCCAATCCCCTATAGAGACCGAGGTGTTCATCCAAGGAGCTCTATGTTACTGCATGTCTGGAGGATGTCTGTTGTCGAGTTTCATCGGCGGTCGCAGTGGCAACAGAGGTTCATGCGCTCAGCCTTGCAGGAAACGCTATGAGCGTGACGGAGAACAGGGCTATTTCATGAGCTGTGCGGACATATACGGTATGGATTACCTGAAGGACCTCTCCGATATGGGCGTAACATCTCTGAAGATAGAGGGCCGTATGAGATCGCCCCCGTACACTTTCCTCGCATCCAAAGCATATTCGATGGCCATTAAGGGAGAGAGCGGAGAGGAGCTGGATGAGACCTTGGAGCTTCTGAGAACCGTATTCAACAGAGGTACCTGCTCCGGATATCTGGGCGGGGTGGTCTCTCCCGTTCAGTCGCTGTATCCGGACAACAGGGGATTCTACATTGCAGATGTGAAGATCAGGGACAGGGCAATCGTTTCCGAAATTGAGGAACCCGTTGGGCTGAAGGACGGTCTTTCTATCTTCAAAGGTGATGAGAAGATAGGCGGATTCAAAGTTATGGATCTAGACCCCATCCACATCCCATTCAAGATCCCAGACGGGAAATATCAGATCTACCGTACATACGATCCCCGCATCGATGTGATAAAGAACGAGATCGGGAACACTCCGAAATTCAGAGGCCAGACCGACCGTGTTCCTGTCCATCTGAAACTGGAAAAGCAGCCTAATAGGAATCCAGTCCCTGAATTCTCTTTCTATGTCAACACGATAAAGGGGTTGGAGGCCGCACTGCCTTATGCGGACAGGATCTATTTTGACAACATGGAAAAACTCGAAGAGGCCTCAGAGGTCTCCGGGGATAAGGAATTGGTCGCACTTCTGCCGAGATTCGATTCACTTGATGAATTCAAATTCAAAGACCGTCCAGTGATGGTCAACAATCCAGGTCAGTACAGGGCATGCAAGGGGGCACCCAGGATATACGGAAGCAATCTGCTGAACATGTTCAATTCGTCCTTCCCCTTGAACCTATATCAGACCACGCTGTCCGTTGAGCTCTCGAGGAACGAGGTTTCCAACCTTATGTCATATTATCCGGGCAGGACAGAGGTCATGGCCTTCGGAAGGACCGAGCTTATGTATACCAGGGATCCCGGAGCACAGACGGGAACACTGACGGATGAGACTGGCGCGGCATTTCCCATGTATAAAGATAACAGAGGATTCTCACATCTGCTTAATTCGGTCGACCTTGATCTTCTGGATCTGGTTCCGGAGCTTGCACGTTCCGGGGTTTCGTCAATAGGTATCGATGTAAGGAAGAGGCCATCAGCCATAGTCAAGACCGTCGGAGAGGTCTGCAGGAATCCTTCAGACAAGTTGAAGGCAAAGCTCAAGGAGATGTGCGGCGGGATGACCACACGCGGACTCTATGCCCGCAAGGTATGA
- a CDS encoding transcriptional regulator, producing MDEKQQILEAMKKAGEPLNAGKVAELTGLDRKVVDKAFAEMKKDGTIVSPVRCKWEPAKK from the coding sequence ATGGATGAGAAACAGCAGATTCTGGAAGCAATGAAGAAAGCAGGAGAGCCTTTGAATGCAGGAAAGGTCGCAGAACTCACCGGCCTTGACCGCAAAGTCGTAGACAAGGCGTTCGCAGAGATGAAGAAGGACGGAACGATTGTATCCCCCGTCCGCTGTAAGTGGGAACCTGCCAAGAAATGA
- a CDS encoding alpha/beta hydrolase, protein MFAELQDVKMYYEEEGTGEPVILIAGIGANHRFWKGMIPLLKGYRVITLDNRGVGQTEYKGDVQIDIMADDVIHLMDYLHIYKAHIVGWSMGSQIAQSLAIRYGDRLQSLTLVSSYQFRPHRSAYFMYLIAKAAKEGRCSMDEVNMVLNAFCFPESTFETLEKKGIIMPVPKHPEKPEEVFKQMISMDKFDTTEKTKDIKVPSLVIHGGMDIMVEPIKGRAIGNSIPNCRYIELPGEGHTIAPELYADALRKHLSDNKM, encoded by the coding sequence ATGTTCGCTGAACTTCAGGATGTGAAAATGTATTACGAGGAAGAGGGCACGGGAGAGCCCGTAATTCTCATCGCAGGAATCGGTGCGAACCACCGTTTCTGGAAGGGAATGATCCCGCTCCTGAAGGGATACAGAGTTATCACACTCGACAACAGAGGGGTAGGACAGACAGAATACAAAGGCGATGTCCAAATCGACATTATGGCGGATGATGTGATACATCTGATGGATTATCTCCACATCTACAAGGCGCACATCGTCGGCTGGTCCATGGGTTCTCAGATTGCCCAATCACTTGCGATCAGATACGGTGACAGGCTCCAGTCATTGACATTGGTATCATCCTATCAGTTCAGACCTCACAGGTCTGCATATTTCATGTACCTAATTGCAAAGGCTGCAAAGGAAGGTAGATGCTCCATGGACGAGGTCAACATGGTTCTCAACGCATTCTGTTTCCCAGAGAGCACCTTCGAGACGTTGGAGAAGAAAGGCATCATAATGCCCGTGCCTAAGCACCCTGAGAAACCGGAGGAGGTCTTCAAACAGATGATCTCCATGGACAAGTTCGATACGACTGAGAAGACCAAGGATATCAAAGTCCCCTCCCTCGTCATCCACGGCGGTATGGACATCATGGTGGAGCCCATCAAAGGAAGGGCAATAGGCAATTCGATTCCGAACTGCAGATACATAGAGTTGCCCGGAGAAGGTCATACCATTGCACCAGAGCTCTATGCCGATGCGCTGAGGAAGCATCTCTCAGACAACAAGATGTGA
- a CDS encoding 2-oxoacid:ferredoxin oxidoreductase subunit gamma → MTDMNILLAGFGGQGILFTGKVIAYAGLMEGKEVSWLPSYGPEMRGGTANCSVCLSDAKIGSPLVTNPDVLVAMNLPSLEKFENDVVPGGIIIVDSSIIKKQVHREDVKTIYIPASEIAENAGIKGAANMVILGKLFKETSFCTPNNLDKGLQKTIPAKKMDLLDKNRLCIKLGTEN, encoded by the coding sequence ATGACCGACATGAACATCCTTCTCGCTGGTTTCGGAGGACAGGGTATCCTGTTCACAGGTAAGGTCATCGCATACGCTGGACTGATGGAAGGAAAGGAAGTCTCATGGCTTCCCTCATACGGTCCCGAGATGCGCGGAGGTACCGCCAACTGCAGTGTCTGTCTTTCGGACGCGAAGATCGGTTCACCTCTGGTCACCAATCCCGATGTACTCGTCGCAATGAACCTTCCCTCCCTGGAGAAATTCGAAAATGATGTCGTTCCCGGCGGAATCATCATCGTCGACAGTTCGATCATTAAGAAACAGGTACATCGCGAAGATGTCAAGACCATCTACATCCCCGCTTCAGAGATTGCTGAGAACGCCGGGATCAAAGGTGCGGCCAACATGGTCATCCTTGGAAAACTGTTCAAGGAAACCTCATTCTGTACACCCAATAATCTCGACAAGGGACTCCAGAAGACCATACCCGCCAAGAAGATGGATCTCCTGGACAAGAACAGGCTCTGCATCAAACTGGGAACAGAAAACTGA
- a CDS encoding 2-oxoglutarate oxidoreductase encodes MSKVMGERPKALLDVPLHYCPGCTHGIVHRLVAEVIDELGIEGKTVGVASVGCSVFTYNYFGCDMVQAPHGRAPAVATGVKRARPENVVFTYQGDGDLAAIGMGETVHAAARGENIVAIFINNAIYGMTGGQMAPTTLPGQVTQTTPYGRDTSVAGNPIRVCELLSSVKGVALAQRVTVDSVKNVKAAKKAIKKAFEYQMAGKGYCIIEVVSTCPTNWGMSPADALQWLRDNMLPYYPLGVYKDVGEEGEQ; translated from the coding sequence ATGTCAAAGGTTATGGGAGAGAGGCCCAAAGCGTTGCTTGATGTGCCTCTGCACTACTGCCCGGGATGTACTCACGGAATCGTCCACAGGCTTGTCGCTGAGGTAATCGATGAACTCGGTATTGAGGGAAAGACAGTCGGAGTCGCTTCGGTCGGATGCTCGGTATTCACTTACAACTACTTCGGATGCGACATGGTCCAGGCACCTCACGGACGTGCACCTGCAGTCGCTACCGGTGTCAAGAGGGCCAGACCCGAGAATGTTGTATTCACCTATCAGGGGGACGGAGATCTCGCTGCCATAGGTATGGGAGAGACGGTCCATGCCGCGGCCAGGGGAGAGAACATCGTTGCCATATTCATCAACAATGCGATCTACGGTATGACCGGAGGTCAGATGGCACCCACAACCCTGCCTGGACAGGTCACTCAGACCACCCCGTATGGAAGGGACACCAGCGTCGCAGGAAACCCCATAAGGGTCTGTGAGCTGCTCTCATCGGTAAAGGGAGTCGCACTTGCCCAGCGTGTCACCGTTGACAGCGTCAAGAACGTCAAGGCTGCCAAGAAAGCGATCAAGAAGGCCTTCGAATATCAGATGGCCGGAAAGGGTTACTGCATCATAGAGGTCGTTTCGACATGCCCCACAAACTGGGGAATGTCCCCCGCTGATGCACTCCAGTGGCTCAGGGACAATATGCTCCCATACTATCCGCTCGGAGTCTACAAGGACGTCGGAGAGGAGGGAGAGCAATGA
- the vorB gene encoding 3-methyl-2-oxobutanoate dehydrogenase subunit VorB, producing MADKVLMKGNEAIAEAAIAAGCRHFFGYPITPQTEVAAYMSKRMPKIGGVYLQAESEVASINMVLGAGAAGVRVMTSTSSPGISLMSEGISYIAGSDVPCLIVNVERGGPGLGGIQPSQSDYFQATKATGHGDFHMLVFAPSTVQETVDLISDAFDLGDKYRMPTMILSDGLLGQMMEPVVLPEPKDPTDNKDWAVKGHQGQRAHNVVNSLYIDPKELEELNFKRFEKYKTIKETEQRAEEYLADDADVIIVAFGASSRIAHSAVDMARKQGIKAGLIRPITLWPFPEKFIKKHVDHAKAFLSVEMNMGQMVEDVRMTVEHKKPVYFFGRTGGMVPTPKEVLEQIVKINGGRC from the coding sequence ATGGCAGACAAGGTCCTGATGAAAGGAAACGAGGCCATCGCAGAAGCGGCAATTGCAGCAGGATGCAGGCACTTCTTCGGTTACCCCATCACACCTCAGACCGAGGTAGCTGCATACATGTCAAAGAGGATGCCCAAGATCGGCGGAGTCTATCTTCAGGCTGAATCAGAGGTCGCATCCATCAACATGGTCCTGGGAGCAGGAGCTGCTGGAGTCAGGGTAATGACTTCCACATCATCTCCAGGAATCAGCCTGATGTCCGAGGGGATATCATACATAGCAGGATCCGACGTTCCCTGTCTTATTGTCAACGTTGAGAGAGGAGGACCCGGTCTCGGAGGTATTCAGCCCTCGCAGTCCGATTATTTCCAAGCGACAAAGGCTACCGGTCACGGTGACTTCCACATGCTCGTATTCGCCCCCTCCACAGTCCAGGAGACGGTCGATCTCATCTCAGACGCCTTCGATCTCGGAGACAAATACAGGATGCCTACCATGATCCTGTCCGACGGATTGCTCGGACAGATGATGGAACCCGTAGTACTGCCCGAACCCAAGGACCCTACAGACAACAAGGATTGGGCAGTCAAGGGACACCAGGGACAGAGGGCACACAATGTTGTAAACTCTCTGTACATCGACCCCAAGGAACTAGAGGAACTGAACTTCAAGAGATTCGAAAAATACAAGACCATCAAGGAGACCGAGCAGAGGGCGGAAGAGTATCTGGCGGATGATGCGGACGTCATCATCGTAGCGTTCGGAGCCTCATCCAGGATAGCTCATTCAGCAGTTGATATGGCAAGGAAACAGGGCATCAAGGCAGGACTCATCAGGCCTATCACGCTCTGGCCGTTCCCCGAGAAGTTCATCAAGAAGCATGTGGACCACGCAAAGGCGTTCCTCTCTGTTGAGATGAACATGGGACAGATGGTGGAGGATGTCAGGATGACTGTCGAGCATAAGAAGCCTGTCTACTTCTTCGGACGCACAGGCGGAATGGTGCCCACACCCAAAGAGGTACTTGAACAGATCGTCAAGATCAATGGAGGTAGATGCTGA
- a CDS encoding 4Fe-4S dicluster domain-containing protein: MPKVIVDNDRCKGCEMCVIACPKEILALDHAVTNSKGYHPAHVTDVSKCIGCGSCTVMCPDCAIRVEVE, encoded by the coding sequence TTGCCAAAGGTAATCGTTGACAATGACAGATGTAAGGGTTGCGAGATGTGTGTCATCGCATGCCCAAAGGAGATTCTAGCTCTGGACCACGCAGTGACGAACAGCAAGGGATATCATCCCGCACATGTGACTGATGTGTCCAAATGTATCGGATGCGGATCGTGCACCGTGATGTGCCCTGACTGCGCCATCAGAGTGGAGGTCGAGTGA
- a CDS encoding helix-turn-helix transcriptional regulator, with amino-acid sequence MADMNKVGKRICKYREQLGLTQEELSINSGISLQSIKEYEEGIAYPPIGSLIRLSRSLGQRVGTFTDDQFNPDPIVVRYSERQPEASSHGDKGDYQYFPLGKGKTDRHMEPMFIRVGIEDTPELSTHEGEEFIVVVSGKILFIYGKEKKILEPGDSAYYNSVVPHYVGAIDGPAEIYAVLYTPL; translated from the coding sequence ATGGCCGACATGAACAAAGTAGGAAAGAGAATCTGCAAGTACAGAGAACAATTGGGACTCACTCAGGAAGAGTTGTCCATTAACTCTGGTATTAGCTTGCAGTCCATTAAGGAGTACGAGGAAGGTATCGCATACCCACCGATCGGATCCCTAATCAGGCTTTCCCGTTCGCTCGGTCAGAGGGTCGGAACTTTTACGGACGATCAGTTCAATCCAGACCCAATCGTTGTCAGATATTCGGAGAGGCAGCCAGAGGCATCATCTCACGGTGACAAGGGTGACTACCAGTACTTCCCTCTTGGTAAGGGTAAGACGGACAGGCATATGGAGCCTATGTTCATCCGTGTCGGAATCGAGGATACGCCAGAGCTCAGCACGCACGAGGGCGAAGAGTTCATCGTAGTGGTCTCTGGAAAGATCCTTTTCATCTATGGAAAGGAGAAGAAGATCCTCGAGCCCGGGGACAGCGCTTATTACAACTCAGTCGTGCCCCATTATGTGGGTGCGATAGACGGACCTGCGGAGATATACGCGGTCCTGTACACTCCCCTCTGA
- a CDS encoding AMP-binding protein, with protein sequence MVCVPRKNITSDERLGDLLDKCIREHPDNDAIVYVDRELRLSWTQWGIEVDRVAKGLMAMGVEKGMKVAVWATNVPDWITLMFATAKIGAILLTINTNYQKDELDYVLKQSDMDVLFLIDGVRDTDYVQTVYDLIPELKTQPRENFHSRTYPYLKKVIFLGPVKHRGMYSMSEVKSLAVTVSEEDYRKRKDSVDVHDVTMMQYTSGTTGFPKGVMLTHFNIANDGYWLGANMNYGPTDRLCINVPLFHCFGCVLGVMACINHCVTMCFCEVFDPIKVMTTIEEEKCTSVYGVPTMFINILNHKLFSKFDFSSLRTGIMAGSPCPISAMKEVVEKMNMKEITIVYGLTEASPGMTQTTYDEPSLEKKCSSVGKKLQGVDTVILDPETYEPCPDGVVGEFCCKGYNVMKGYYKMPEETAKVIDKNGYLHSGDLGYRDSDGYFYVTGRIKDMIIRGGENIYPKEVEDFLYKCPGVKDVQVVGVPSKKYGEQPGAFIVKHQGYDDMTEQDVLDFCRNKIAWYKTPKYIAFVDDFPMNAAGKILKYELRKMAHEMWPDA encoded by the coding sequence ATGGTATGCGTACCAAGGAAGAACATCACCAGCGATGAAAGGTTAGGGGACCTTCTGGACAAATGCATAAGGGAGCATCCTGACAATGACGCAATCGTCTATGTCGACAGGGAACTCCGTTTGTCATGGACTCAGTGGGGCATAGAGGTCGACCGTGTCGCCAAAGGACTCATGGCAATGGGTGTCGAGAAAGGAATGAAGGTAGCTGTATGGGCAACCAACGTTCCCGATTGGATCACACTCATGTTCGCTACGGCAAAGATCGGGGCCATCCTGCTTACAATCAATACGAACTATCAGAAGGATGAACTGGATTACGTCCTCAAGCAGTCCGACATGGACGTCCTGTTCCTCATCGACGGAGTTAGGGACACAGACTACGTCCAGACAGTATATGATCTCATTCCGGAATTGAAAACTCAGCCCAGGGAGAACTTCCATAGCAGGACATACCCGTATCTGAAGAAGGTAATATTCCTTGGTCCGGTAAAGCACCGCGGAATGTACTCGATGAGCGAGGTCAAGTCCCTTGCCGTTACCGTAAGTGAGGAAGATTACCGCAAAAGGAAGGATTCGGTCGATGTGCATGATGTCACCATGATGCAGTACACATCAGGTACGACCGGATTCCCCAAAGGAGTCATGCTCACTCATTTCAACATCGCAAACGACGGATACTGGCTCGGAGCTAATATGAACTATGGCCCCACCGATCGTCTCTGCATAAATGTACCCCTGTTCCATTGTTTCGGCTGTGTACTAGGTGTGATGGCATGTATCAACCATTGCGTTACTATGTGCTTCTGTGAGGTCTTTGACCCTATCAAGGTAATGACGACCATCGAGGAGGAGAAATGTACATCCGTATACGGTGTGCCCACGATGTTCATCAACATCCTGAACCACAAGCTGTTCAGTAAATTCGATTTCTCTTCCCTCAGGACCGGAATAATGGCGGGTTCTCCATGTCCTATATCGGCAATGAAAGAAGTGGTCGAAAAGATGAACATGAAGGAGATCACCATCGTCTACGGACTTACAGAGGCGTCGCCCGGTATGACGCAGACGACATATGACGAACCTTCCTTGGAGAAGAAATGCTCATCGGTAGGAAAGAAGTTGCAGGGAGTGGACACTGTCATCCTTGATCCCGAAACTTATGAGCCCTGTCCCGACGGCGTGGTAGGTGAATTCTGCTGTAAGGGATACAATGTCATGAAAGGGTACTACAAGATGCCCGAGGAGACAGCAAAAGTCATCGATAAGAACGGATATCTCCACTCAGGAGACCTTGGATACAGAGATTCTGACGGTTACTTCTATGTGACAGGAAGGATCAAGGATATGATCATCCGTGGAGGAGAGAATATCTACCCTAAGGAAGTCGAGGACTTCCTGTACAAGTGTCCCGGAGTCAAAGATGTCCAGGTGGTCGGAGTGCCCAGTAAGAAATACGGTGAGCAGCCTGGAGCATTCATAGTCAAGCATCAGGGATACGACGATATGACGGAACAGGATGTTTTGGACTTCTGTCGTAATAAGATCGCTTGGTACAAGACGCCTAAGTACATCGCATTCGTGGACGATTTCCCCATGAATGCGGCCGGAAAGATTTTGAAATACGAATTGAGGAAAATGGCCCATGAGATGTGGCCAGATGCATAA
- a CDS encoding cupin domain-containing protein: MEPIIAEVAERVKAMREMCDISVEEMAAIVGKTPEEYKVYESGEMDFSFTFLYKIAERCGIDMVELLTGEKPHLSSCTFVKNGQGLPIKRRLGFEYQHLGYTLTKRLSETFVVFAPYIEGDNDDNVHKSTHEGNEFDYVLEGTMRFVHDGHFYDLEPGDSVYYDSGKPHGMYATSKDGCKFIASVMKGGEQ, from the coding sequence ATGGAACCAATAATAGCTGAAGTAGCGGAGCGTGTGAAAGCAATGCGTGAGATGTGCGACATCTCGGTAGAGGAGATGGCTGCCATCGTAGGGAAGACTCCCGAAGAATACAAGGTCTATGAATCCGGTGAGATGGATTTCTCTTTTACTTTCCTTTACAAGATCGCGGAGAGATGCGGTATCGATATGGTCGAATTGCTGACCGGAGAGAAACCCCATCTGTCATCCTGCACCTTTGTCAAGAATGGCCAGGGACTTCCTATCAAGAGGCGCCTAGGCTTCGAATACCAGCATCTCGGATACACCTTGACCAAAAGACTCTCCGAAACATTCGTGGTGTTCGCACCCTACATCGAAGGCGATAACGACGATAATGTCCACAAGTCTACGCACGAGGGTAACGAGTTCGACTACGTACTCGAAGGTACGATGAGGTTCGTACACGACGGTCACTTCTACGATCTGGAGCCTGGGGATTCAGTGTATTATGACAGCGGAAAGCCCCACGGAATGTATGCAACATCGAAAGATGGATGCAAATTCATAGCATCTGTGATGAAAGGTGGAGAGCAATGA